A region from the Acyrthosiphon pisum isolate AL4f chromosome A1, pea_aphid_22Mar2018_4r6ur, whole genome shotgun sequence genome encodes:
- the LOC100576031 gene encoding uncharacterized protein LOC100576031, whose amino-acid sequence MASSFGNDDIFELNRSKKKAESYLDEKHIMSLVNHLTSTLLKHEPDDPVEFLVNQVEEIIQFRDHSGKPPLLFSDNDLTNIFKGVDYFNSGTIDLSEYFTAMKMVGLNENEFNQNPQVDETNRIECKTFIHETKFALIKQMTKMIQ is encoded by the exons ATGGCCTCTTCGTTCGGA aatgatGATATATTTGAACTAAATAGAAGTAAAAAGAAAGCCGAATCATATTTAGATGAAAAACATATAATGTCCTTGGTGAACCATTTAACCAGTACGTTGTTAAAACACGAACCCGACGATCCAGTAGAATTTCTCGTGAACCAAGTGGAAGAAATAATACAATTCCGGGATCACAGTGGCAAACCGCCACTTCTGTTCAGCGACAAcgatttaacaaatatttttaagggtGTAGACTATTTCAATAGTGGTACGATTGATCTAAGTGAATACTTCACTG ctatGAAGATGGTAGGATTGAATGAAAACGAATTTAACCAGAATCCACAAGTGGACGAAACAAATCGAATTGAATGTAAAACATTCATACACGAGac AAAGTTTGCGTTAATAAAACAGATGACCAAGATGATACAGTAA